The window ATTTATTTATCTGCACGAAAAAGGTGCACCCCTGCCCACATCCCTGCTGACAGTTCCTGACAGTTCGATTTTTGAGCGTGTGGAATGTAAACTTACCTGGCCTCATCACGTTTGAGCTCACTCTCAGCTTCTTGCTGTAGCTTGCGCAGTCTCGTCTCCTCGGCTTTGCGTTGCTGTTTGAGGAGGAAGGCAGCACGGCGTTTCGCCATTTCATCCTCTGCTTTCTCGTCGTCCTGGAAGATAAAAAATTATGCTTCCTAGGTTGTACTCTTGGTATTCCAAATCACGATTCACACACACGGTGCACAcatgaaaatgcagaaatgctGAATTACCTTGAAGAAGAAGCCTAGCACATTCTTCTGCTCGCTGTCTGTAGCGCCATCTGCACTTCCATCTTCCAGCGGACCTTTAAGCTCTGATAGGTCGACCTCAACCAGTTGACTCTTGACCCTGGTATTCTCATCTTCACCCACATCCTCTTTTCCTGAGTTGGCAACATTGTTCTCCTCTTGTTCTGCAGCCTGTGAAGGACACACTGATGTACTGGAAAAGACTTCTGGGTCCTTTGCTTGCATTTTGTCCGAGGAGCCGCCCAtgccctctctgctgctgtgctggttAGAGTCATCACGGACTCTGAAGGTTGTGTTTCTCTGAAGGCTTTTCTCCTGCCTGGAGCTCTCAGCGATACTCCCTGCCTTCTGGTCTCCACCAGAACTTTCTTTAGGGGACTGAGCATTAGACTTGACAGAAGCCATCTTGCTGTTGTCTTTACTCTGTTTCTGCTCCGAGGCTTTGCTGCGTTGGCTGGAGCTAAGCTTGGGAGGACGGCGAGCAGGGGCAGAGTTGTTGCCACTGATATCTACAAAGTGAAGTGCAAAGCTTTTGGAGTCTGAGGTAGGGGATGTTGATTGTGTCGTGTTCGGGGTTGTGCTGGGGCCTGATTCTACACGTTCTGGAGGTGACACCACACGCTTCATTAGCAGGTCTTGCTGTAAAGAGAGCTGCATCATCTGGTGCTGAATGGAACTAATAGCTTCATTGAGTAGATCTATGGAGTGGGAACACTCATTCAAATCAGGTTCAGCCTCGTTATCCTGGGACAGGGTGTTCAACCTGTTGTCCCTTTTCATCTGTCCTGCCTCCGTTTGACCTGCCTTTGCCTGGACCTTCAGAGCATCGAGACAGGAGTCGTCCTTGCAGGACTGGGTCTTCACCCTACTCCTGGTTAGTTCTGCAGATTCTGAGTGTTTCAGGGGCAGGGGAAGTGTGTCACTCTTCCCTCCACCCTTCTTAACGATGTTCAAGAACGCAGCTTTCCCTAGCTTTAGTCGCTGCCTCGCTGACAGggtctccatcttcttcttctgaaacTCAATAGCACGTCTTTGCTCTTCAAGCTgcatgtgaagctgcagcagctctgaaggcACAGGCGGGGGACTCACCACCATATTCTTCCCCAACATAGGGAAAGGCTCCTTCCCTATCCAGCCGGAGGTGCAGTCACTCCTTAGTTGCCAGGGGGGGCAGGGGGTAACCTCAGAGCCATCTGGTGTGGTCTTCTGAGAGCTGCTGGTGCTTGAGAATCCATCACGGAGGCCAAGTTTAAGGAGCTTTCTCTCTGCAAAGCTGGTCATTTTGACACTGGTGCTGCCTGAAGCGCTGCAGCTGCTCGCCCAGGATATGGTGCTGAGGCAAGGGCTTGAGCGTCCACTCAAGTCTTCCTTATCGTCCCGCTCACTAATCTTCAAGTCTTCTCTCAGTTTGGCCGACTCACCATCTCCCTCCACAAATTCACACACTTCTCCCTCCTCTAAGTATtgtccctttcctctcctcatcaCCACTTTAGTCAGCTCCAACTGATCGtcgtcctcctcatcttcctcaagGTCTGCAATGTCCGAGTCAGAGTCGTGCCCTGCCTCCAGCGCAGTGGAGGAAGGACTGTGGTGCTCTGGCTCTCCTgacaaatgaaggaaaaagCCTTGGGGCTGTTTCTTCCCAGCCTGAGAGATGCCTATCGACCCCTCTGTGGGTGGCCTGAGTGAGCCCGGGGCTGATTCCATCACGGGTATGGGTGTGAAGGTACTTCTGCTGGACTCAACCACAGACGCCTTCCTCTGTGAGGTGCTTGGGACACTGGTGGCTGCTTTCCTTGGAGCTGCGGCTGCTCTACAACGACTCTcaccactctcctcctccttgttcAGGCTGATGCTCTTCTCTTTGGCTGGTTTAGGGACAGCAGGCATCAAAGGCTCCAGATAGTAGCTGTCTGCCTGGTGGTCGGGAGCAAAGGGAGTCATGTCAAGGCGGGGAGAGCAACGAGTATTAGTAACCCTTGAGGTGGGGGTCACGCTCTGGATTTCCAGCTCGTCTTGCTCCATGTCACTCCCAAGTCGATGTCGAGAAAATGCAGAAGGGTGGATTACAGCAACCAGTTCCTCCTCTtctatttcctcctcctcatcctctatGCGCATGTGACTCAGCAAGCTTTGACCACTGAGCCTGTGTTGAGGCATTTGAGGACCTGACCCGAGCATATGTTTGGGGGTGATGCACATTATATTGGAGGCCAAGCTGTCTTTGCTGATGGAGCGAGCAAGGCTTATACTGTCTGCATCATCCTCCAGGGGACAATGCAGGGCGTAGGGCACCGGCTGGGATAAAGGCCTGGACATGGAGAGAGGGAATAATATGATTAATGTGAGCTTAGGATAATGAATCATGGAGCAACAACTGTCTGTTCTATCTGCACCTTGTGGTACATTAAATTGAATTACTGGTCAGAACAGTAATTGTGAAGGTTGTAATCGCGCTGCTCACCTCGGCCTCCTCTCTGGCCAGGCCAGTATTGAGCCCTGATGCAACCCATCTGTACGTGTCATAGAGTTGGGCCTATTTCTCACCTCTGTACAGAGAAAATGTTATCTATATTACAAAAAGGACTTCTCAAACATGCAACAGTAAGTGTGGATAAACGTTCCAGTGAAATGCTTTAACAGCTAAtcaaatactgtttgttttgttagaAGTGGACATTCAAATAAGGAAGGATACAAGAACACAACTTGGGTACATTTCTCCTTCAAAGAACGAAGAAGAACTTTGTGACTCGAGGAGCCTGGGTACGTTTATTTTTGTATTACCTGAAGTGTTCTCCTCAGCCGCTttgtgctgtctctgtctcagcgGCAGTAAAGAGTGAGATGGGCTTAATGAGCTTGGTTTAGTGCTGtaaaggaaagacagagaggtttGGGTTTTCAAGTTAAATCTGGTTTGATTTTAGACAatgaaatgtttaaaagttTATTATATGGAGAAAGCttttctgaaaaaaatcatAGTATCCAAAATAACTCTGATGtagtgtctctttgttgttgatgtgaaaAGCAGAGGCACTTTAAATCTAATTTAATTACAGTTAAAGTGCTGCAGTAATGAACTGTGGGAATGGCCAAAAATCAGAAAATTACCAAAGTACTTCTCCAAATTGAAATGCATGTCACCCATTTTGGTTGTTTATATTTCTGACTTTCACCATACCAGATAATGTGTGCGTAGTAAGAATGTATCATAGAATTC is drawn from Chaetodon trifascialis isolate fChaTrf1 chromosome 20, fChaTrf1.hap1, whole genome shotgun sequence and contains these coding sequences:
- the camsap1a gene encoding calmodulin-regulated spectrin-associated protein 1a isoform X4 codes for the protein MDVEVSAGRDSTWRRAAAADDVGGGGMEAQVMPLELYDSARAKIDANLRWLFAKAYGIDHIPADLRDPFYTDQYEQEHIKPPIIHLLLSGELYCRVCGLILHAEQAASLQSHQSVIQALSRKGIYVLQTDSSPVSDLDLSSTPIKMSSHIHLIDALMMAYVVEMISIEKVVTSVKRFSSFSASKELPFDLEDAMVFWINKVNIKMREIIEKELKMKQHLLESPSHQKPDILHALAHCLLEPVEFSRVVRYRRDHLAGRTLQHFPLLDDLLKDVCDGTALLAVIHFYCPELIRLEDICLKEVPSIADSVYNIQLLKEFSNEYLNKCFYLRPEDMLYSPPVLKNNVMVFIAELFWWFECVKPEFVQPRDLQEIRDVRLLLQPKSSRPHVAISSVTKRSFLTSSNSADTLTTPPSPDLSTKPSSLSPSHSLLPLRQRQHKAAEENTSEVRNRPNSMTRTDGLHQGSILAWPERRPRPLSQPVPYALHCPLEDDADSISLARSISKDSLASNIMCITPKHMLGSGPQMPQHRLSGQSLLSHMRIEDEEEEIEEEELVAVIHPSAFSRHRLGSDMEQDELEIQSVTPTSRVTNTRCSPRLDMTPFAPDHQADSYYLEPLMPAVPKPAKEKSISLNKEEESGESRCRAAAAPRKAATSVPSTSQRKASVVESSRSTFTPIPVMESAPGSLRPPTEGSIGISQAGKKQPQGFFLHLSGEPEHHSPSSTALEAGHDSDSDIADLEEDEEDDDQLELTKVVMRRGKGQYLEEGEVCEFVEGDGESAKLREDLKISERDDKEDLSGRSSPCLSTISWASSCSASGSTSVKMTSFAERKLLKLGLRDGFSSTSSSQKTTPDGSEVTPCPPWQLRSDCTSGWIGKEPFPMLGKNMVVSPPPVPSELLQLHMQLEEQRRAIEFQKKKMETLSARQRLKLGKAAFLNIVKKGGGKSDTLPLPLKHSESAELTRSRVKTQSCKDDSCLDALKVQAKAGQTEAGQMKRDNRLNTLSQDNEAEPDLNECSHSIDLLNEAISSIQHQMMQLSLQQDLLMKRVVSPPERVESGPSTTPNTTQSTSPTSDSKSFALHFVDISGNNSAPARRPPKLSSSQRSKASEQKQSKDNSKMASVKSNAQSPKESSGGDQKAGSIAESSRQEKSLQRNTTFRVRDDSNQHSSREGMGGSSDKMQAKDPEVFSSTSVCPSQAAEQEENNVANSGKEDVGEDENTRVKSQLVEVDLSELKGPLEDGSADGATDSEQKNVLGFFFKDDEKAEDEMAKRRAAFLLKQQRKAEETRLRKLQQEAESELKRDEARRKAEEDRVRKEEEKARRELIKQEYLRRKQQALMEEQGLVKPRPRTKSRRNRPKSLHRDESSSLSKGSTTRNSLKVSMLIKAKGSAAGCRGGEPSNLLCMT
- the camsap1a gene encoding calmodulin-regulated spectrin-associated protein 1a isoform X3; this translates as MDVEVSAGRDSTWRRAAAADDVGGGGMEAQVMPLELYDSARAKIDANLRWLFAKAYGIDHIPADLRDPFYTDQYEQEHIKPPIIHLLLSGELYCRVCGLILHAEQAASLQSHQSVIQALSRKGIYVLQTDSSPVSDLDLSSTPIKMSSHIHLIDALMMAYVVEMISIEKVVTSVKRFSSFSASKELPFDLEDAMVFWINKVNIKMREIIEKELKMKQHLLESPSHQKVRYRRDHLAGRTLQHFPLLDDLLKDVCDGTALLAVIHFYCPELIRLEDICLKEVPSIADSVYNIQLLKEFSNEYLNKCFYLRPEDMLYSPPVLKNNVMVFIAELFWWFECVKPEFVQPRDLQEIRDVRLLLQPKSSRPHVAISSVTKRSFLTSSNSADTLTTPPSPDLSTKPSSLSPSHSLLPLRQRQHKAAEENTSEVRNRPNSMTRTDGLHQGSILAWPERRPRPLSQPVPYALHCPLEDDADSISLARSISKDSLASNIMCITPKHMLGSGPQMPQHRLSGQSLLSHMRIEDEEEEIEEEELVAVIHPSAFSRHRLGSDMEQDELEIQSVTPTSRVTNTRCSPRLDMTPFAPDHQADSYYLEPLMPAVPKPAKEKSISLNKEEESGESRCRAAAAPRKAATSVPSTSQRKASVVESSRSTFTPIPVMESAPGSLRPPTEGSIGISQAGKKQPQGFFLHLSGEPEHHSPSSTALEAGHDSDSDIADLEEDEEDDDQLELTKVVMRRGKGQYLEEGEVCEFVEGDGESAKLREDLKISERDDKEDLSGRSSPCLSTISWASSCSASGSTSVKMTSFAERKLLKLGLRDGFSSTSSSQKTTPDGSEVTPCPPWQLRSDCTSGWIGKEPFPMLGKNMVVSPPPVPSELLQLHMQLEEQRRAIEFQKKKMETLSARQRLKLGKAAFLNIVKKGGGKSDTLPLPLKHSESAELTRSRVKTQSCKDDSCLDALKVQAKAGQTEAGQMKRDNRLNTLSQDNEAEPDLNECSHSIDLLNEAISSIQHQMMQLSLQQDLLMKRVVSPPERVESGPSTTPNTTQSTSPTSDSKSFALHFVDISGNNSAPARRPPKLSSSQRSKASEQKQSKDNSKMASVKSNAQSPKESSGGDQKAGSIAESSRQEKSLQRNTTFRVRDDSNQHSSREGMGGSSDKMQAKDPEVFSSTSVCPSQAAEQEENNVANSGKEDVGEDENTRVKSQLVEVDLSELKGPLEDGSADGATDSEQKNVLGFFFKDDEKAEDEMAKRRAAFLLKQQRKAEETRLRKLQQEAESELKRDEARRKAEEDRVRKEEEKARRELIKQEYLRRKQQALMEEQGLVKPRPRTKSRRNRPKSLHRDESSSLSKGSTTPDLSCSHQGSTLSLATEADSVISGGAESQRAGSVCSVESFPMLSRASSRNMERDWENGSIASSITSVEYNGPKLFKEPSSKSNKPIIINAIAHCCLAGRVNETQKNAILEELEKCDSNHLIILFRDGGCQFRAIYSYSPDTEEIVKFTGTGPRTISRKMIDKLYKYSSDRKQFTVIPAKSVSVSVDALTIHNHLWQVKRPGSARRK
- the camsap1a gene encoding calmodulin-regulated spectrin-associated protein 1a isoform X2 — translated: MDVEVSAGRDSTWRRAAAADDVGGGGMEAQVMPLELYDSARAKIDANLRWLFAKAYGIDHIPADLRDPFYTDQYEQEHIKPPIIHLLLSGELYCRVCGLILHAEQAASLQSHQSVIQALSRKGIYVLQTDSSPVSDLDLSSTPIKMSSHIHLIDALMMAYVVEMISIEKVVTSVKRFSSFSASKELPFDLEDAMVFWINKVNIKMREIIEKELKMKQHLLESPSHQKSPSKWYWKLVPVRYRRDHLAGRTLQHFPLLDDLLKDVCDGTALLAVIHFYCPELIRLEDICLKEVPSIADSVYNIQLLKEFSNEYLNKCFYLRPEDMLYSPPVLKNNVMVFIAELFWWFECVKPEFVQPRDLQEIRDVRLLLQPKSSRPHVAISSVTKRSFLTSSNSADTLTTPPSPDLSTKPSSLSPSHSLLPLRQRQHKAAEENTSEVRNRPNSMTRTDGLHQGSILAWPERRPRPLSQPVPYALHCPLEDDADSISLARSISKDSLASNIMCITPKHMLGSGPQMPQHRLSGQSLLSHMRIEDEEEEIEEEELVAVIHPSAFSRHRLGSDMEQDELEIQSVTPTSRVTNTRCSPRLDMTPFAPDHQADSYYLEPLMPAVPKPAKEKSISLNKEEESGESRCRAAAAPRKAATSVPSTSQRKASVVESSRSTFTPIPVMESAPGSLRPPTEGSIGISQAGKKQPQGFFLHLSGEPEHHSPSSTALEAGHDSDSDIADLEEDEEDDDQLELTKVVMRRGKGQYLEEGEVCEFVEGDGESAKLREDLKISERDDKEDLSGRSSPCLSTISWASSCSASGSTSVKMTSFAERKLLKLGLRDGFSSTSSSQKTTPDGSEVTPCPPWQLRSDCTSGWIGKEPFPMLGKNMVVSPPPVPSELLQLHMQLEEQRRAIEFQKKKMETLSARQRLKLGKAAFLNIVKKGGGKSDTLPLPLKHSESAELTRSRVKTQSCKDDSCLDALKVQAKAGQTEAGQMKRDNRLNTLSQDNEAEPDLNECSHSIDLLNEAISSIQHQMMQLSLQQDLLMKRVVSPPERVESGPSTTPNTTQSTSPTSDSKSFALHFVDISGNNSAPARRPPKLSSSQRSKASEQKQSKDNSKMASVKSNAQSPKESSGGDQKAGSIAESSRQEKSLQRNTTFRVRDDSNQHSSREGMGGSSDKMQAKDPEVFSSTSVCPSQAAEQEENNVANSGKEDVGEDENTRVKSQLVEVDLSELKGPLEDGSADGATDSEQKNVLGFFFKDDEKAEDEMAKRRAAFLLKQQRKAEETRLRKLQQEAESELKRDEARRKAEEDRVRKEEEKARRELIKQEYLRRKQQALMEEQGLVKPRPRTKSRRNRPKSLHRDESSSLSKGSTTPDLSCSHQGSTLSLATEADSVISGGAESQRAGSVCSVESFPMLSRASSRNMERDWENGSIASSITSVEYNGPKLFKEPSSKSNKPIIINAIAHCCLAGRVNETQKNAILEELEKCDSNHLIILFRDGGCQFRAIYSYSPDTEEIVKFTGTGPRTISRKMIDKLYKYSSDRKQFTVIPAKSVSVSVDALTIHNHLWQVKRPGSARRK
- the camsap1a gene encoding calmodulin-regulated spectrin-associated protein 1a isoform X1, whose amino-acid sequence is MDVEVSAGRDSTWRRAAAADDVGGGGMEAQVMPLELYDSARAKIDANLRWLFAKAYGIDHIPADLRDPFYTDQYEQEHIKPPIIHLLLSGELYCRVCGLILHAEQAASLQSHQSVIQALSRKGIYVLQTDSSPVSDLDLSSTPIKMSSHIHLIDALMMAYVVEMISIEKVVTSVKRFSSFSASKELPFDLEDAMVFWINKVNIKMREIIEKELKMKQHLLESPSHQKPDILHALAHCLLEPVEFSRVVRYRRDHLAGRTLQHFPLLDDLLKDVCDGTALLAVIHFYCPELIRLEDICLKEVPSIADSVYNIQLLKEFSNEYLNKCFYLRPEDMLYSPPVLKNNVMVFIAELFWWFECVKPEFVQPRDLQEIRDVRLLLQPKSSRPHVAISSVTKRSFLTSSNSADTLTTPPSPDLSTKPSSLSPSHSLLPLRQRQHKAAEENTSEVRNRPNSMTRTDGLHQGSILAWPERRPRPLSQPVPYALHCPLEDDADSISLARSISKDSLASNIMCITPKHMLGSGPQMPQHRLSGQSLLSHMRIEDEEEEIEEEELVAVIHPSAFSRHRLGSDMEQDELEIQSVTPTSRVTNTRCSPRLDMTPFAPDHQADSYYLEPLMPAVPKPAKEKSISLNKEEESGESRCRAAAAPRKAATSVPSTSQRKASVVESSRSTFTPIPVMESAPGSLRPPTEGSIGISQAGKKQPQGFFLHLSGEPEHHSPSSTALEAGHDSDSDIADLEEDEEDDDQLELTKVVMRRGKGQYLEEGEVCEFVEGDGESAKLREDLKISERDDKEDLSGRSSPCLSTISWASSCSASGSTSVKMTSFAERKLLKLGLRDGFSSTSSSQKTTPDGSEVTPCPPWQLRSDCTSGWIGKEPFPMLGKNMVVSPPPVPSELLQLHMQLEEQRRAIEFQKKKMETLSARQRLKLGKAAFLNIVKKGGGKSDTLPLPLKHSESAELTRSRVKTQSCKDDSCLDALKVQAKAGQTEAGQMKRDNRLNTLSQDNEAEPDLNECSHSIDLLNEAISSIQHQMMQLSLQQDLLMKRVVSPPERVESGPSTTPNTTQSTSPTSDSKSFALHFVDISGNNSAPARRPPKLSSSQRSKASEQKQSKDNSKMASVKSNAQSPKESSGGDQKAGSIAESSRQEKSLQRNTTFRVRDDSNQHSSREGMGGSSDKMQAKDPEVFSSTSVCPSQAAEQEENNVANSGKEDVGEDENTRVKSQLVEVDLSELKGPLEDGSADGATDSEQKNVLGFFFKDDEKAEDEMAKRRAAFLLKQQRKAEETRLRKLQQEAESELKRDEARRKAEEDRVRKEEEKARRELIKQEYLRRKQQALMEEQGLVKPRPRTKSRRNRPKSLHRDESSSLSKGSTTPDLSCSHQGSTLSLATEADSVISGGAESQRAGSVCSVESFPMLSRASSRNMERDWENGSIASSITSVEYNGPKLFKEPSSKSNKPIIINAIAHCCLAGRVNETQKNAILEELEKCDSNHLIILFRDGGCQFRAIYSYSPDTEEIVKFTGTGPRTISRKMIDKLYKYSSDRKQFTVIPAKSVSVSVDALTIHNHLWQVKRPGSARRK
- the camsap1a gene encoding calmodulin-regulated spectrin-associated protein 1a isoform X6 translates to MDVEVSAGRDSTWRRAAAADDVGGGGMEAQVMPLELYDSARAKIDANLRWLFAKAYGIDHIPADLRDPFYTDQYEQEHIKPPIIHLLLSGELYCRVCGLILHAEQAASLQSHQSVIQALSRKGIYVLQTDSSPVSDLDLSSTPIKMSSHIHLIDALMMAYVVEMISIEKVVTSVKRFSSFSASKELPFDLEDAMVFWINKVNIKMREIIEKELKMKQHLLESPSHQKVRYRRDHLAGRTLQHFPLLDDLLKDVCDGTALLAVIHFYCPELIRLEDICLKEVPSIADSVYNIQLLKEFSNEYLNKCFYLRPEDMLYSPPVLKNNVMVFIAELFWWFECVKPEFVQPRDLQEIRDVRLLLQPKSSRPHVAISSVTKRSFLTSSNSADTLTTPPSPDLSTKPSSLSPSHSLLPLRQRQHKAAEENTSEVRNRPNSMTRTDGLHQGSILAWPERRPRPLSQPVPYALHCPLEDDADSISLARSISKDSLASNIMCITPKHMLGSGPQMPQHRLSGQSLLSHMRIEDEEEEIEEEELVAVIHPSAFSRHRLGSDMEQDELEIQSVTPTSRVTNTRCSPRLDMTPFAPDHQADSYYLEPLMPAVPKPAKEKSISLNKEEESGESRCRAAAAPRKAATSVPSTSQRKASVVESSRSTFTPIPVMESAPGSLRPPTEGSIGISQAGKKQPQGFFLHLSGEPEHHSPSSTALEAGHDSDSDIADLEEDEEDDDQLELTKVVMRRGKGQYLEEGEVCEFVEGDGESAKLREDLKISERDDKEDLSGRSSPCLSTISWASSCSASGSTSVKMTSFAERKLLKLGLRDGFSSTSSSQKTTPDGSEVTPCPPWQLRSDCTSGWIGKEPFPMLGKNMVVSPPPVPSELLQLHMQLEEQRRAIEFQKKKMETLSARQRLKLGKAAFLNIVKKGGGKSDTLPLPLKHSESAELTRSRVKTQSCKDDSCLDALKVQAKAGQTEAGQMKRDNRLNTLSQDNEAEPDLNECSHSIDLLNEAISSIQHQMMQLSLQQDLLMKRVVSPPERVESGPSTTPNTTQSTSPTSDSKSFALHFVDISGNNSAPARRPPKLSSSQRSKASEQKQSKDNSKMASVKSNAQSPKESSGGDQKAGSIAESSRQEKSLQRNTTFRVRDDSNQHSSREGMGGSSDKMQAKDPEVFSSTSVCPSQAAEQEENNVANSGKEDVGEDENTRVKSQLVEVDLSELKGPLEDGSADGATDSEQKNVLGFFFKDDEKAEDEMAKRRAAFLLKQQRKAEETRLRKLQQEAESELKRDEARRKAEEDRVRKEEEKARRELIKQEYLRRKQQALMEEQGLVKPRPRTKSRRNRPKSLHRDESSSLSKGSTTRNSLKVSMLIKAKGSAAGCRGGEPSNLLCMT
- the camsap1a gene encoding calmodulin-regulated spectrin-associated protein 1a isoform X5; protein product: MDVEVSAGRDSTWRRAAAADDVGGGGMEAQVMPLELYDSARAKIDANLRWLFAKAYGIDHIPADLRDPFYTDQYEQEHIKPPIIHLLLSGELYCRVCGLILHAEQAASLQSHQSVIQALSRKGIYVLQTDSSPVSDLDLSSTPIKMSSHIHLIDALMMAYVVEMISIEKVVTSVKRFSSFSASKELPFDLEDAMVFWINKVNIKMREIIEKELKMKQHLLESPSHQKSPSKWYWKLVPVRYRRDHLAGRTLQHFPLLDDLLKDVCDGTALLAVIHFYCPELIRLEDICLKEVPSIADSVYNIQLLKEFSNEYLNKCFYLRPEDMLYSPPVLKNNVMVFIAELFWWFECVKPEFVQPRDLQEIRDVRLLLQPKSSRPHVAISSVTKRSFLTSSNSADTLTTPPSPDLSTKPSSLSPSHSLLPLRQRQHKAAEENTSEVRNRPNSMTRTDGLHQGSILAWPERRPRPLSQPVPYALHCPLEDDADSISLARSISKDSLASNIMCITPKHMLGSGPQMPQHRLSGQSLLSHMRIEDEEEEIEEEELVAVIHPSAFSRHRLGSDMEQDELEIQSVTPTSRVTNTRCSPRLDMTPFAPDHQADSYYLEPLMPAVPKPAKEKSISLNKEEESGESRCRAAAAPRKAATSVPSTSQRKASVVESSRSTFTPIPVMESAPGSLRPPTEGSIGISQAGKKQPQGFFLHLSGEPEHHSPSSTALEAGHDSDSDIADLEEDEEDDDQLELTKVVMRRGKGQYLEEGEVCEFVEGDGESAKLREDLKISERDDKEDLSGRSSPCLSTISWASSCSASGSTSVKMTSFAERKLLKLGLRDGFSSTSSSQKTTPDGSEVTPCPPWQLRSDCTSGWIGKEPFPMLGKNMVVSPPPVPSELLQLHMQLEEQRRAIEFQKKKMETLSARQRLKLGKAAFLNIVKKGGGKSDTLPLPLKHSESAELTRSRVKTQSCKDDSCLDALKVQAKAGQTEAGQMKRDNRLNTLSQDNEAEPDLNECSHSIDLLNEAISSIQHQMMQLSLQQDLLMKRVVSPPERVESGPSTTPNTTQSTSPTSDSKSFALHFVDISGNNSAPARRPPKLSSSQRSKASEQKQSKDNSKMASVKSNAQSPKESSGGDQKAGSIAESSRQEKSLQRNTTFRVRDDSNQHSSREGMGGSSDKMQAKDPEVFSSTSVCPSQAAEQEENNVANSGKEDVGEDENTRVKSQLVEVDLSELKGPLEDGSADGATDSEQKNVLGFFFKDDEKAEDEMAKRRAAFLLKQQRKAEETRLRKLQQEAESELKRDEARRKAEEDRVRKEEEKARRELIKQEYLRRKQQALMEEQGLVKPRPRTKSRRNRPKSLHRDESSSLSKGSTTRNSLKVSMLIKAKGSAAGCRGGEPSNLLCMT